The genomic DNA GATTTGGACTCGTATGTTGCTGTACAAATGTTACCACACTGGCACTAAATTACGTGGAATCCATCTTACCCTGGGCATAGAGAGAATCCTTGCCCTTCTTGTACTGTGTCACTTTGTGGGGTTGGTGCTTGCCACACTTCTTACAGAAAGTCCGGCGGGTTTTAGGAACGTTCACCTAGTAAAGAAACCGTTCAGAACGTGCAGTTATTTAACCACAATGGCACAATGCCCTGAGCCAGCTAAAGCTGAGACACTGCACGAGAAGTCCTCAGTACACGCTACCTCTAACTAAAGGGTGGGCCAGTCCCATGTGCTTCAAGCCGAGCTCCCTCCCTGCGTCGAGGTCCAAAGAGAGAAGAGATCTATCTTATTAACCCCACCCCCGGCTAACTACCTCTCTGAACCCATCATTTCAGTTCCTGGCCCGGCAGCCCGGTCCCTTTAGGATTGAACCCAGCAAGACTGGGTCGCTCTGATATATCGACTCCACACAGGAGCCTGGACCCATCCCGGCACTGCACCGTAGACGAAATGGGGAAAGATTAGGCTGGATGTTACACGGCCCCCAACCAGAGACTCCTACCATTTTTGCGTGAGCGCTACCGGCACGGAAAGAAAGAGGCCGGACCAGACACGGAAGTATATAGGCGGTTCTTGATCGCACTTCCTCATGGGAGTCCGTAGGAGCAATCATAGAGTGTAAGGCTCAGCGCAGCGCCCTCTGGCGTTGAGAGGACTCAGTTCGGAGCCGCGAGCGGGAGCTTAAGCAAGGACTACGCCTAAAGCGTGATCCGCTTGCCCCGACTTCCTCCCGCCCCGCAGCTTTGCAACTTTGCGTCTCGTTATCTCTTTTCAGGAACGCTGCTACGTAATAGCGTTTAGTGAAGGGAGCAGTGCTTTTCCCAGCTCCTCTGGCCTCCCCCATCCACAGAGGAAGCCAGGACTAGGGTCGAACGGAGGGATCCTCCACCTCCACGTTCCATTCCTGTTCCACGTCAAGGTCACTGGGAACACCTTTTACAGCAAACTGCTGGTTCAGTGAAGGCCTTGGAGGTAGCAAATTGCTCCAGTTCATCTATCACATGGCCAGTTGTTCCGTTCAACAAATGGTTATTGAATGTCCAGTATGTGTCACGCACTGTTCCAGGGGAGGAATACAGTAATCTAATAGGCTTATAAATGTACAATTATGAACTAAGTACTTTGAAGAAAACGAACAATGGCCTTAAAGCAGCACCCTTCTGTTAAGGGACTAAGTCAGTTGCTCTAGGTTCTGAAAAGTGACACTGAAATTGTTCGGCTCCTGTAATAGCAATCACCAAGCCTAGAAGTAGAAAGTGTCTAGCGGCTTTTCCCTTCCTTGCATACCTGGCAGAAGGCATAAACTCAGTTTCAACAGACTCCAGCATAGAAAGACTGCAGAGTGCTAAGCATTTTAAGCCGATTGTGTCATACAATTCTCATAGTAATTCTTGGAGACAGGTGGtaaaattattcccattttacagatgaagcaatTGAGGCCATAGGATGTTAAGTGATTTTCCCAGTGTCGACAGTATTTAGTGAATCTAGGATACAACCCCAGGTAGACTGAATCCAGAGCCTGTGTTcctttaccattttaaaatactgCTGTTGTGGCCTGGTAATTATAATAGCTAAAAAATTATAGcacacttactatatgccaggcattctCCTAACCACCGTATATACTACCCGTTTTAATCCTGACAGCAACCCCAGGAGGTGTGTACCAGTATTACTATttaacaggtgaggaaactggaaCACAAGAGATgttcgtaatcccagcactttgggacgccgaggcaggcagattacctgaagtcggcagttcgagaccagcttgaacaacatggagaaaccccgtctctactaaaaatacaaaattagacaggcatggtggcatatgcctgtaatctcagctagttgggaggctgaggcaagagaatcgcttgaacctggaaggcggaggttgcagtgagccgagatcgcgccattgcactccagcctgggcaacaagagcaaaactttgtctcaaaaaaaaaaaaaaaaaaaaaaaaagttcacttacCCGAAGTCAAACAGGTGGTTATTTTTTGTGGAGCTGGAATTTGATCCTAGGTAGTATAACACTACATCCTTGCACTTAACCACTGCATCATACAAAGGAAGCAGGGGCATCTGCAGTGTATATGACGGTGAGGAGAAAGAATTGAGCTGAGACTCAGGAGAAGGTGGCAGTGGAGTAGGGGCTGAAGAACCATGAGAGTCTGGGGTATCTTGCTTGCATAACCTTCTAGGAACATGCATGGGTCCGGAGCTGACACTCTGATCACCCCTTTTTTTGTTGGGTAGTCTCTGAgaataagataataaaaacattacCACTACCTACTACATTTCCTGAAACTTTCTTTGCCAAACtgcaagcattttcttttcttttccagataTTTAAGCAATCTTACTGGCCTTTGGGGGTTTATGTTAGTAACATGGAAATATGAAGTCCATGAACATGGCTCCTTTTCATTTAACCAACCTTCATTCTATTATACCTCGCGTTATAtggttttgtggggtttttgtttgtttttgtttatttaaaaatatttaattgacaaaaattatttatattcaaaGTCTACAACGTGATTTGATATGTGTATACACTGTGTAATGATTA from Saimiri boliviensis isolate mSaiBol1 chromosome X, mSaiBol1.pri, whole genome shotgun sequence includes the following:
- the RPL36A gene encoding large ribosomal subunit protein eL42, which translates into the protein MIAPTDSHEEVRSRTAYILPCLVRPLSFRAGSAHAKMVNVPKTRRTFCKKCGKHQPHKVTQYKKGKDSLYAQGKRRYDRKQSGYGGQTKPIFRKKAKTTKKIVLRLECVEPNCRSKRMLAIKRCKHFELGGDKKRKGQVIQF